From Microbacterium sp. LWH11-1.2, one genomic window encodes:
- the glpK gene encoding glycerol kinase GlpK gives MNKTHVMALDAGTGSVRAILFRDDGSIEHIAQEEFEQHYPAPGWAEHDAEVIWESQLRVAHRVLSDSGVPAEAVAAIGITNQRETCVIWDRVTGEPVHNALVWQDGRTAEFCDVLRADGHAEYIRESTGLPIDTYFSGTKIRWLLENVPGVRERAEAGDLLCGTIDSWLIWKLTDGAAHVTDYSNASRTMCFNIRELTWDQKILDILDIPRGILPEVRPSSEVYGTTGATAGFGTAIPVASATGDQQGALFGQACFTPGAVKATYGTGGSVMMNTGTTPVHSEAGLITTIAWGLDGRVEYALEGVFFGVGVTIKWLRDELRIIDDVEETAAIAASVPDTGGVYLVPAFTGLASPYWDQYARAAVFGITPGTGRAQLVRAALESMSYSYRDVIDAMTAESGTPLPELRVDGGAVANDFHLQFQADQLGVPVHRPRVTESTARGAAFLAGLAVGFWASQDELRASIEIERTFEPQMDAETRERLYAGWTKAVSRSLDWTDH, from the coding sequence ATGAACAAGACACACGTGATGGCGCTCGACGCCGGCACCGGCAGCGTTCGCGCGATTCTCTTCAGAGATGACGGGTCCATCGAGCACATCGCGCAGGAGGAGTTCGAGCAGCACTACCCCGCCCCCGGCTGGGCGGAGCACGACGCCGAGGTGATCTGGGAGTCCCAGCTCCGGGTCGCGCACCGGGTGCTGTCCGACTCGGGAGTGCCGGCCGAGGCCGTCGCGGCGATCGGCATCACCAATCAGCGCGAGACCTGCGTCATCTGGGACCGCGTGACAGGAGAGCCCGTCCACAACGCCCTCGTGTGGCAGGACGGCCGCACCGCCGAGTTCTGCGACGTGCTGCGCGCGGACGGTCATGCCGAGTACATCCGCGAATCGACCGGGCTGCCGATCGACACCTACTTCTCCGGCACGAAGATCCGCTGGCTCCTCGAGAACGTCCCCGGCGTGCGCGAACGGGCCGAGGCCGGCGACCTGCTGTGCGGGACCATCGACTCCTGGCTCATCTGGAAGCTGACCGACGGCGCCGCGCACGTGACCGACTACTCCAACGCCTCCCGCACGATGTGCTTCAACATCCGGGAGCTCACGTGGGACCAGAAGATCCTCGACATTCTCGACATCCCGCGCGGCATCCTGCCCGAGGTACGTCCCTCGAGCGAGGTGTACGGCACGACGGGCGCGACGGCGGGATTCGGAACGGCCATCCCGGTCGCCTCCGCCACCGGCGATCAGCAGGGCGCCCTCTTCGGACAGGCGTGCTTCACGCCCGGGGCCGTGAAGGCCACGTACGGCACGGGCGGCTCGGTGATGATGAACACCGGAACGACGCCGGTCCACTCCGAGGCGGGTCTGATCACGACGATCGCGTGGGGACTCGACGGCCGCGTCGAGTACGCGCTGGAGGGCGTGTTCTTCGGCGTCGGGGTGACCATCAAATGGCTCCGCGACGAACTCCGCATCATCGACGACGTCGAGGAGACCGCGGCGATCGCGGCATCCGTCCCCGACACCGGCGGGGTCTATCTCGTGCCCGCCTTCACGGGTCTCGCCTCACCCTATTGGGATCAGTACGCGCGTGCCGCCGTGTTCGGCATCACCCCCGGCACGGGTCGCGCGCAGCTGGTGCGCGCGGCACTGGAGTCGATGAGCTACTCCTATCGCGACGTCATCGACGCCATGACCGCGGAGTCGGGCACGCCGCTCCCCGAGCTGCGGGTCGACGGCGGCGCGGTGGCCAACGACTTCCACCTGCAGTTCCAGGCCGATCAGCTCGGCGTGCCGGTGCACCGTCCGCGTGTGACCGAGTCGACCGCCCGCGGCGCCGCGTTCCTCGCGGGCCTCGCGGTGGGATTCTGGGCCTCGCAGGACGAGCTGCGCGCCTCGATCGAGATCGAGCGCACGTTCGAGCCGCAGATGGATGCCGAGACGCGCGAGCGCCTCTACGCCGGGTGGACGAAGGCCGTGTCGCGGTCGCTCGACTGGACCGACCACTGA
- a CDS encoding alcohol dehydrogenase catalytic domain-containing protein codes for MRAAVLFSPHEPLRIEDVETPAVLEPHEVRVATAAVGLCHSDLHVIDGRVARPMPIVLGHEASGIVSEVGSAVADVAVGDHVIACFVVFCGACRMCRAGKPAMCQDREATMRGRGAEPRLSQHGAEVQQWTNIAGFAEEMVLHRNAVTVIDRRMPLDLAAMLGCAVATGVGSARKVAGVSEGDHVVVIGAGGVGLNVCQGAALAGAATVIAIDRSDERLRLAQERFGATHGINTSVVADAAAAVRALTDGGADHVFEAVGVPGLIGLALDATARGGSVWAVGVFGDEAEIAFPAGHLHAGKGVQGVRAGSLEPQKDLPRLVEEYLAGRLELDALAGRRIPLDEINDGIADLEAGVGARTLVVFQPIE; via the coding sequence ATGCGCGCCGCCGTCCTGTTCAGCCCCCATGAGCCGCTGCGGATCGAGGATGTCGAGACGCCTGCCGTCCTCGAGCCGCACGAGGTGCGCGTCGCGACGGCCGCCGTCGGGCTCTGTCACTCCGACCTCCATGTGATCGACGGTCGCGTCGCGCGGCCCATGCCGATCGTGCTCGGCCACGAGGCCTCCGGCATCGTCAGCGAGGTGGGGTCCGCCGTGGCGGACGTGGCTGTCGGAGATCACGTCATCGCGTGCTTCGTCGTGTTCTGCGGCGCGTGCCGCATGTGCCGTGCGGGGAAGCCGGCCATGTGCCAGGACCGGGAGGCGACGATGCGCGGTCGCGGTGCGGAGCCGCGGCTGTCGCAGCACGGGGCCGAGGTGCAGCAGTGGACCAACATCGCCGGATTCGCGGAGGAGATGGTCCTGCACCGGAACGCGGTGACGGTCATCGACCGCCGGATGCCGCTCGACCTCGCGGCGATGCTCGGGTGCGCCGTCGCGACGGGGGTCGGCTCGGCGCGGAAGGTCGCCGGAGTCTCCGAGGGCGACCACGTGGTCGTGATCGGCGCCGGCGGTGTCGGGCTGAACGTCTGCCAGGGCGCGGCGCTCGCCGGGGCGGCGACCGTGATCGCGATCGACCGCAGCGATGAGCGCCTGCGTCTCGCCCAGGAGCGGTTCGGCGCGACCCACGGGATCAACACCTCGGTGGTGGCGGATGCCGCGGCCGCTGTGCGCGCACTGACGGACGGCGGTGCCGATCACGTGTTCGAGGCGGTCGGCGTTCCGGGCCTGATCGGGCTCGCCCTCGACGCGACGGCCCGCGGCGGGTCGGTCTGGGCGGTCGGCGTGTTCGGCGACGAGGCCGAGATCGCCTTCCCGGCCGGGCATCTGCACGCGGGCAAGGGCGTGCAGGGCGTGCGCGCGGGATCCCTCGAGCCGCAGAAGGATCTGCCGCGGCTCGTCGAGGAGTACCTCGCCGGGCGGCTCGAGCTCGACGCGCTCGCCGGTCGGCGGATCCCGCTCGACGAGATCAACGACGGGATCGCCGACCTCGAGGCCGGGGTCGGCGCCCGCACGCTGGTGGTGTTTCAGCCGATCGAGTAG
- a CDS encoding SDR family oxidoreductase, with amino-acid sequence MSSTPLTEPLAVITGGGTGIGRAVADLLVERGWRIVALGLDADADLPDGITFRRCDVSDGAALEESLADVGPVSALVTCAAVLRDDEWQPDQFDAVLGVNVTGVLAVGELLRSRLADAGGSIVNFASMWSYFGSANSPAYAASKGAVVALTRSQAVAYAPEGIRVNAVAPGWIATPMSRRARDDAERFERISARIPLARWGEADDVARAIGFLVSRDAAYITGTVLNVDGGYSIG; translated from the coding sequence ATGTCCAGCACGCCCCTCACCGAACCGCTCGCCGTGATCACCGGAGGAGGCACCGGCATCGGCCGGGCAGTCGCAGACCTGTTGGTGGAGCGCGGCTGGCGCATCGTGGCGCTGGGCCTCGACGCCGACGCAGACCTCCCCGACGGCATCACGTTCCGCCGCTGCGACGTCAGCGACGGCGCGGCGCTCGAGGAGTCGCTCGCCGACGTCGGGCCGGTCAGCGCCCTGGTGACCTGCGCGGCCGTACTGCGCGACGACGAGTGGCAGCCCGACCAGTTCGACGCGGTGCTCGGAGTGAACGTCACGGGTGTGCTCGCGGTCGGCGAGCTGCTCCGCTCACGCCTCGCGGATGCCGGCGGATCGATCGTGAACTTCGCCTCGATGTGGAGCTACTTCGGCTCGGCGAACTCCCCCGCCTACGCGGCGTCGAAGGGTGCCGTCGTCGCGCTCACCCGCTCGCAGGCTGTGGCTTACGCTCCGGAGGGCATCCGCGTGAACGCCGTGGCTCCGGGCTGGATCGCGACGCCGATGTCGCGTCGCGCACGCGACGACGCCGAGCGCTTCGAGCGCATCAGCGCGCGCATCCCGCTCGCGCGCTGGGGCGAGGCCGACGACGTGGCGCGCGCGATCGGCTTCCTCGTCTCCCGCGACGCCGCCTACATCACCGGCACGGTCCTCAACGTCGACGGCGGCTACTCGATCGGCTGA
- a CDS encoding transketolase has translation MPSSTTLTPDRPTADAALLADRAAFVRTETIRLIEIAKVGHYSSVFSAAEIFAALYYGVMRTDAARPDWPDRDRFLMGKGHAAVGLFPILADLGYFPTEVLDGYTRLGSPLGDHPDMTKVPGIDFSSGSIGHALSNGLGMALGGRMAGRDFSVFVMLGDGEMQEGQVWEAALGAAHHRLGKLVAIVDRNGFQLDGSVDDVIGIEPLADKWRAFGWNVHEVDGHDAAAVRDLLLALAERPDGAAPSCVIAQTKKGKGVSYMEEEPGWHLGYLMPADAERAVAEILEGGRA, from the coding sequence GTGCCCTCATCGACGACGCTCACACCCGACCGACCCACCGCCGACGCCGCTCTCCTGGCCGATCGAGCCGCCTTCGTGCGGACCGAGACGATCCGCCTCATCGAGATCGCGAAGGTCGGACACTACAGCTCTGTCTTCTCGGCCGCCGAGATCTTCGCCGCGCTCTACTACGGCGTGATGCGCACGGATGCCGCTCGCCCCGACTGGCCCGACCGCGACCGATTCCTGATGGGCAAGGGGCATGCCGCCGTCGGTCTCTTCCCGATCCTGGCCGACCTCGGGTACTTCCCGACCGAGGTCCTCGACGGCTACACGCGCCTCGGCAGCCCGCTGGGCGACCACCCGGACATGACCAAGGTGCCCGGGATCGACTTCAGCTCGGGGTCGATCGGCCACGCGCTGTCGAACGGGCTCGGCATGGCGCTCGGCGGCCGGATGGCAGGGCGCGACTTCAGCGTCTTCGTCATGCTCGGCGACGGCGAGATGCAGGAGGGCCAGGTCTGGGAGGCCGCGCTCGGCGCCGCCCACCACCGGCTCGGAAAGCTCGTCGCCATCGTCGACCGCAACGGCTTCCAGCTCGACGGCAGCGTCGATGACGTGATCGGCATCGAACCGCTCGCCGACAAGTGGCGCGCGTTCGGCTGGAACGTCCACGAGGTCGACGGCCACGACGCGGCCGCCGTGCGCGATCTGCTGCTCGCGCTGGCGGAGCGCCCCGACGGTGCAGCGCCCAGCTGCGTCATCGCGCAGACGAAGAAGGGAAAGGGAGTGTCGTACATGGAGGAGGAGCCCGGATGGCACCTCGGATACCTCATGCCCGCCGATGCCGAGAGAGCCGTCGCCGAGATCCTGGAAGGGGGTCGGGCATGA
- a CDS encoding transketolase C-terminal domain-containing protein yields MSAPQLAQGSWQYRSINAQNPGLDHLSDGLLDLVEAGVPVVAGTADLQYSNGLVKFAQRHPDRFVQFGISEQNMVSAAAGLATTGAVPFVATFASFLALLCCEQIRMDVAYTQLPVRLIGHHTGIALGFYGTSHHATEDISALRAIAGLTIVSPADGPQLRAAIRASADWPEPIYFRTSRGRDPQVYGDDVVFEFGKGIEHATGTDLTIIACGTQVHPALAAAEELRAEGLSVGVIDMPTIKPLDDELVRAAAGRSGVVLTVEEHNVLGGLGAAVAEVMAETPSRARLVRHGIHDEYSLIAPPTHLYAHYRLDAPGIAAVAREALA; encoded by the coding sequence ATGAGCGCGCCGCAGTTGGCCCAGGGCTCCTGGCAGTACCGGAGCATCAACGCGCAGAACCCGGGCCTCGACCACCTCTCCGACGGTCTGCTCGACCTCGTCGAGGCGGGAGTGCCCGTCGTCGCCGGCACCGCCGACCTGCAGTACTCGAACGGGCTCGTCAAGTTCGCGCAGCGGCATCCGGATCGCTTCGTCCAGTTCGGGATCTCCGAGCAGAACATGGTCTCGGCCGCGGCGGGGCTCGCCACGACCGGCGCCGTGCCGTTCGTGGCGACCTTCGCGTCGTTCCTCGCGCTGCTGTGCTGCGAGCAGATCCGCATGGACGTCGCCTACACCCAGCTCCCCGTGCGCCTCATCGGGCATCACACCGGCATCGCGCTCGGCTTCTACGGAACCAGCCATCACGCCACCGAGGACATCTCGGCGCTGCGCGCCATCGCCGGGCTCACGATCGTCTCGCCCGCCGACGGACCGCAGCTCCGCGCGGCGATCAGGGCGTCGGCGGACTGGCCGGAGCCGATCTACTTCCGCACCAGCCGCGGCCGCGATCCGCAGGTGTACGGCGATGACGTGGTCTTCGAGTTCGGGAAGGGCATCGAGCACGCGACCGGGACCGACCTCACGATCATCGCGTGCGGCACGCAGGTGCACCCGGCGCTCGCCGCGGCCGAGGAACTCCGGGCCGAGGGGCTCTCGGTGGGAGTCATCGACATGCCGACGATCAAGCCGCTCGACGACGAGCTCGTCCGCGCCGCCGCCGGGCGCAGCGGGGTCGTGCTCACCGTGGAGGAGCACAACGTCCTCGGGGGCCTGGGTGCCGCGGTCGCCGAGGTCATGGCGGAGACGCCCTCACGTGCCCGGCTCGTACGCCACGGCATCCACGATGAGTACAGTCTCATCGCGCCGCCGACGCATCTCTACGCCCACTACCGGCTGGACGCGCCCGGCATCGCCGCCGTCGCGCGGGAGGCTCTCGCATGA
- a CDS encoding shikimate dehydrogenase, which translates to MTSTFWFFGVSTAESAMQRIYPLWMDELGIRSTLVGVDFPLDAPAAEYRAAVERVIAEPGSIGGLITTHKLNVLAAARDLFADLDDSARLLHEVSCLAMRDGELHGAALDDRTSRRALEALIPDGHWDRGGELLLLGAGGASIATTLGLHRAAAEGLPVPSRIHVTARSPQRLEEMRALHEQIGFPIPVVPLVTADPSEADAVVAALPPASVLVNATGMGKDRPGSPLTDDVDYPLGSIIWDMNYRGPRLFLTQAEARRTERELIVEDGWDYFVHSWTSVVAEVHGIDIPARGELFDRLSQIARSTIA; encoded by the coding sequence ATGACCTCCACCTTCTGGTTCTTCGGCGTCTCCACGGCCGAGTCCGCGATGCAGCGGATTTATCCGCTGTGGATGGACGAGCTCGGCATCCGATCCACGCTCGTCGGCGTCGACTTCCCCCTCGATGCTCCTGCCGCCGAGTATCGGGCCGCCGTCGAGCGCGTGATCGCGGAGCCCGGTTCGATCGGCGGACTCATCACGACGCACAAGCTCAACGTGCTCGCGGCGGCCCGCGATCTGTTCGCGGACCTCGACGACTCGGCCCGCCTGCTGCACGAGGTGAGCTGCCTGGCGATGCGCGACGGCGAGCTTCATGGCGCGGCCCTCGACGACCGCACGAGCCGACGCGCCCTCGAGGCGCTGATCCCCGACGGCCACTGGGACCGCGGCGGAGAGCTCCTACTCCTCGGCGCGGGAGGCGCGTCGATCGCGACGACGCTGGGCCTGCACCGGGCGGCCGCCGAAGGCCTGCCGGTCCCGTCGCGCATCCACGTCACCGCGCGCTCCCCGCAGCGGCTCGAGGAGATGCGCGCGCTGCACGAGCAGATCGGCTTCCCCATCCCCGTCGTCCCGCTTGTCACGGCCGACCCCAGCGAGGCGGATGCCGTCGTCGCCGCCCTGCCCCCGGCATCCGTCCTCGTCAATGCGACGGGCATGGGCAAGGATCGACCGGGCTCTCCGCTCACCGACGACGTCGACTACCCGCTCGGTTCGATCATCTGGGACATGAACTACCGCGGACCGAGGCTGTTCCTCACCCAGGCCGAAGCCCGACGGACGGAGCGCGAACTCATCGTCGAGGACGGCTGGGACTACTTCGTCCACTCCTGGACCTCGGTGGTCGCGGAGGTGCACGGGATCGACATCCCCGCCCGCGGCGAGCTCTTCGATCGCCTCTCGCAGATCGCCCGCTCCACGATCGCATAA
- a CDS encoding MBL fold metallo-hydrolase, with protein MTPARFPLDPRFPAPADQEDAVVLWWLGQAGFAIRSGDELLFIDPYLSDVLADKYRGRIFPHSRMHPSPVNPSDVTGLSLVLCTHGHTDHMDLGSIPYLQSASDPLFVVPRSEAVKGVARGIPAQRLLGLDAGESFRSRGGITVTAVPAAHEELTADDHAQNLFLGYVIEVGSVRIYHSGDCAPYRGQADIVRALDVDVALLPVNGRDPHRRDHGVPGNFTLEEAVALCRDAGIPSLVCHHWGLFEFNSADPVDLAQRLSDVDDIAWRIPELGVPFIAVGASA; from the coding sequence ATGACGCCCGCCCGATTCCCACTGGACCCCCGATTCCCTGCACCCGCCGACCAGGAGGATGCCGTCGTCCTCTGGTGGCTCGGCCAGGCGGGGTTCGCGATCCGCTCCGGCGACGAGCTCCTGTTCATCGATCCGTATCTGAGCGACGTGCTCGCCGACAAGTACCGCGGCCGGATCTTCCCGCACAGCCGGATGCATCCGAGCCCCGTGAACCCCTCAGACGTCACCGGACTCTCCCTGGTGCTGTGCACGCACGGGCACACGGACCACATGGATCTCGGGTCCATCCCCTACCTGCAGAGCGCGAGCGACCCGCTCTTCGTCGTCCCCCGCTCCGAAGCGGTGAAGGGCGTCGCGCGCGGCATCCCGGCACAGCGGCTGCTGGGTCTCGACGCCGGTGAGTCGTTCCGCAGCCGCGGCGGCATCACGGTGACCGCCGTCCCCGCCGCGCACGAGGAGCTCACGGCCGACGACCACGCGCAGAACCTGTTCCTCGGCTACGTCATCGAGGTCGGCTCCGTGCGGATCTACCACTCCGGCGACTGCGCCCCGTACCGCGGCCAGGCCGACATCGTCCGCGCCCTGGACGTCGACGTCGCCCTCCTGCCCGTGAACGGCCGCGATCCGCATCGCCGCGACCACGGCGTTCCGGGGAACTTCACGCTGGAGGAGGCGGTGGCGCTCTGCCGCGACGCCGGCATCCCCTCCCTGGTCTGCCACCACTGGGGTCTGTTCGAGTTCAACTCCGCCGACCCCGTCGACCTCGCCCAGCGGCTGTCCGACGTGGATGACATCGCCTGGCGCATCCCCGAACTCGGCGTGCCGTTCATCGCGGTGGGAGCGTCAGCATGA
- a CDS encoding DUF222 domain-containing protein has product MNSTKELLDRVIADLDAVLSADVLAGLPDEKRMDVLRVAGDAFRRVEAVVVETTASAHADFSHTFGCRGQNELLQRVLRTDVAGATRVGKTADAVRRQISVSSGERLQARFPALREAMLDGVIGVAGLLAAVGPIDKAAHKVGRETVLEADALLAACARGYRTMFDDPVDPVDVDAGAEAEAAEGTDEPGPPATPEDLRQYAQMIAAAMDPDGPEPSDRSAQNQRFFTIGRLRNGLHAIRGNILPDVAAQMQAVFDAQCNPKTDGPPKPGVQFEDSESASGSDSGGDSDAECGGECGGDSESAGAGAGADADAPDGDEPFDRRSSAQKRHDALAAALGIAARHADTPTLGGASPTLVVHVDAKDLAAGRGWATMAGSESPVPLHVAAHTACTGAIQRVLFDEGRIVGISVTDRVFTVHQRRAIIARDRECLIPGCHVPASWCEIHHVTEHARGGPTHTDNGVPLCWWHHRSLDWSGWEIRMNDGVPEIRGPAWWDPLGRWRAPRPRALRHLATA; this is encoded by the coding sequence ATGAACAGCACCAAGGAACTCCTGGATCGGGTCATCGCCGACCTCGATGCGGTGCTGTCCGCGGACGTGCTGGCGGGGTTGCCGGATGAAAAGCGGATGGACGTGCTGCGCGTCGCGGGAGACGCATTCCGGCGGGTCGAGGCCGTGGTGGTGGAGACGACCGCGTCCGCACACGCGGACTTCTCGCACACGTTCGGATGCCGTGGGCAGAACGAGCTGCTGCAGCGGGTGCTGCGGACGGATGTGGCGGGCGCGACGCGGGTCGGGAAGACCGCGGATGCCGTGCGGCGGCAGATCAGCGTCAGTTCCGGGGAGCGGCTGCAGGCGAGGTTTCCGGCGTTGCGAGAGGCGATGCTCGACGGGGTGATCGGTGTCGCAGGTCTCCTGGCGGCGGTGGGGCCGATCGACAAGGCGGCGCACAAGGTCGGGCGGGAGACGGTCCTCGAGGCGGATGCCCTGTTGGCGGCCTGCGCCCGCGGGTACCGCACGATGTTCGATGACCCGGTTGACCCCGTTGACGTGGATGCGGGCGCCGAAGCCGAGGCGGCCGAGGGCACTGACGAGCCAGGTCCGCCGGCGACACCGGAGGACCTGCGACAGTACGCGCAGATGATCGCCGCGGCGATGGACCCCGACGGGCCGGAGCCTTCGGATCGGAGTGCGCAGAACCAGCGGTTCTTCACGATCGGCCGCCTTCGCAACGGCCTCCACGCGATCCGCGGGAACATCCTCCCGGATGTCGCAGCCCAGATGCAGGCGGTGTTCGACGCGCAGTGCAACCCGAAGACCGACGGACCCCCGAAGCCCGGAGTGCAGTTCGAAGACAGCGAAAGCGCAAGTGGTAGCGACAGCGGCGGCGACAGCGACGCCGAATGCGGCGGCGAATGCGGCGGCGACAGCGAAAGCGCCGGCGCGGGCGCGGGCGCGGATGCGGATGCGCCTGACGGCGACGAGCCGTTCGATCGGCGCAGTTCCGCGCAGAAGCGGCACGATGCCCTCGCCGCCGCGCTGGGCATCGCCGCGCGCCACGCCGACACGCCCACGCTGGGTGGAGCATCCCCGACCCTGGTCGTCCACGTCGACGCGAAAGACCTCGCCGCAGGGCGCGGGTGGGCGACGATGGCCGGGTCGGAGTCCCCGGTCCCGCTGCATGTGGCCGCGCACACCGCCTGCACCGGCGCGATCCAGCGGGTGCTGTTCGACGAGGGCAGGATCGTGGGCATCAGCGTGACCGATCGGGTGTTCACCGTGCATCAACGGCGAGCGATCATCGCCCGTGACAGGGAGTGCCTCATCCCCGGCTGCCACGTGCCCGCGTCGTGGTGCGAGATCCACCATGTCACCGAGCACGCCCGCGGCGGTCCGACACATACCGACAACGGTGTCCCGCTGTGCTGGTGGCACCACCGATCGCTGGACTGGTCCGGGTGGGAGATCAGGATGAACGACGGCGTCCCCGAGATCCGTGGACCCGCCTGGTGGGACCCTCTCGGGCGCTGGCGCGCACCGCGTCCGCGCGCCCTGAGACACCTCGCCACCGCCTGA
- a CDS encoding CDGSH iron-sulfur domain-containing protein yields the protein MSADVEPTTITPYPDGPLLVRGEIELRTPEGELIRPHRRTMALCRCGLSVIKPFCDGTHKAAGFRTDD from the coding sequence ATGAGCGCTGACGTCGAACCGACGACGATCACCCCGTACCCCGACGGCCCGCTGCTGGTTCGGGGCGAGATCGAGCTGCGCACGCCGGAGGGCGAGCTCATCCGCCCGCATCGCCGCACGATGGCGCTGTGCCGGTGCGGACTGTCGGTCATCAAGCCGTTCTGCGACGGCACGCACAAGGCCGCGGGGTTCCGGACCGACGACTGA
- a CDS encoding iron-containing redox enzyme family protein, translating into MTLSTLSPDTALAFADRGPLSHAILSRLTGGEDSGGFDTSALAMDAVAATADIVHDDDIQLALFLLYSSAYGSLPELDADLEWDPALLTTRRILEDAFERALREMVPMPEIPEPTVDAVGRALFALAAADTGPSLSRYFARKATTQQAEEMLRQRSIYTLREADPHSWAIPRLEGRAKAALVEIQSDEYGGGRPHRVHAVLFANAMRAAGLDAAYGAYVDEVPALTLASFNMMSMFGLNRRLVGAVVGHLAAFEMTSSIPCRLYADGLRRLGFDQDVVEYFDEHIEADAVHEQIAARDLAGGLAEDRPELLADIMFGAAACLTVDGWSGAHMLDAWSAGESSLRRAATS; encoded by the coding sequence ATGACCCTTTCCACCCTCTCCCCCGACACCGCTCTCGCCTTCGCGGACCGCGGGCCGCTCAGCCACGCGATCCTGTCGCGGCTCACCGGCGGCGAGGACTCGGGCGGCTTCGACACCTCCGCCCTCGCGATGGATGCCGTCGCCGCGACCGCCGATATCGTGCACGACGACGACATCCAGCTCGCCCTCTTCCTCCTCTACTCCTCCGCGTACGGCTCTCTTCCCGAGCTCGATGCCGACCTGGAGTGGGATCCGGCACTCCTCACGACCCGTCGCATCCTGGAGGACGCGTTCGAGCGCGCACTGCGTGAGATGGTCCCGATGCCGGAGATCCCGGAGCCGACGGTGGATGCCGTCGGGCGGGCGCTGTTCGCCCTCGCCGCGGCCGACACGGGCCCCAGCCTGTCGCGCTACTTCGCGAGGAAGGCGACCACGCAGCAGGCCGAGGAGATGCTCCGGCAGCGCTCGATCTACACGCTGCGCGAAGCAGACCCGCACTCCTGGGCGATCCCGCGGCTCGAGGGCCGAGCCAAGGCCGCGCTCGTCGAGATCCAGTCCGACGAGTACGGCGGCGGGCGCCCCCATCGCGTGCACGCGGTGCTCTTCGCGAACGCGATGCGGGCGGCGGGTCTCGATGCCGCCTACGGCGCCTATGTCGACGAGGTCCCGGCGCTCACCCTCGCGTCGTTCAACATGATGTCGATGTTCGGGCTCAACCGCCGCCTGGTCGGCGCGGTCGTCGGTCACCTCGCCGCGTTCGAGATGACCTCGTCGATCCCCTGCCGGCTCTACGCCGACGGCCTGCGCCGACTCGGCTTCGACCAGGACGTCGTGGAGTACTTCGACGAGCACATCGAAGCGGATGCCGTGCACGAGCAGATCGCCGCGCGCGACCTGGCGGGCGGTCTGGCCGAGGACCGGCCGGAGCTGCTCGCCGACATCATGTTCGGCGCCGCCGCATGCCTCACGGTCGACGGCTGGTCGGGCGCGCACATGCTGGACGCGTGGTCGGCCGGCGAGTCCTCTCTGCGGAGAGCGGCGACGTCATGA
- a CDS encoding DUF427 domain-containing protein, giving the protein MSLTTAESTHRVTTEPAAHRVRVTASDQVIADSTRAIVLHETKHADRYYLPREDVIWDLLQPTESRSHCPVKGDADDYWALRTDPATDIAWSYPTPFDYLESIAGYVAFYSERVQVDVAELLPQ; this is encoded by the coding sequence ATGTCCCTCACCACCGCCGAGAGCACGCACCGCGTCACCACGGAACCCGCCGCTCACCGGGTGCGCGTCACCGCCAGCGACCAGGTGATCGCGGACTCGACACGCGCCATCGTGCTGCACGAGACGAAGCATGCCGATCGCTACTACCTGCCTCGTGAAGACGTCATCTGGGATCTGCTGCAGCCGACCGAGTCCCGCAGCCACTGTCCGGTCAAGGGCGATGCGGACGACTACTGGGCCCTCCGGACCGACCCGGCCACCGACATCGCCTGGTCGTACCCGACCCCGTTCGACTACCTGGAGTCCATCGCCGGGTACGTCGCCTTCTACTCCGAGCGCGTCCAGGTGGACGTCGCGGAACTCCTGCCGCAGTGA